A stretch of [Clostridium] scindens DNA encodes these proteins:
- a CDS encoding potassium channel family protein, translated as MKKQYAVFGLGSFGESIAVTLQRLGCEVVAVDNHMERVQEISDLVSYAMKADIGDADVIRTMGARNLDGVIVAVADDMEASVMATLVSKEMGVPYVMAKAKNKLHATILEKIGADAVIFPEKEMGVRTAKNLVSANFADWIALSSEYSIMEIAVPKDWVGKSLQELDVRRSHDVNVVGIKVDEDVEVNPDPLKPLEAGMVLILVGSNDALEQI; from the coding sequence ATGAAGAAGCAATATGCGGTATTTGGCCTTGGAAGCTTTGGAGAAAGTATAGCAGTGACTCTGCAGCGGCTGGGATGCGAAGTCGTGGCAGTAGATAATCATATGGAGAGGGTACAGGAGATTTCCGACTTGGTATCCTATGCCATGAAGGCAGATATTGGAGATGCGGATGTCATCCGCACTATGGGAGCCAGGAATCTGGACGGCGTCATCGTGGCGGTGGCAGATGATATGGAAGCCAGCGTTATGGCTACCCTGGTGTCTAAGGAGATGGGAGTGCCTTATGTGATGGCAAAGGCAAAGAATAAGCTGCATGCCACCATATTGGAAAAGATTGGCGCGGATGCGGTCATTTTCCCGGAAAAGGAGATGGGGGTACGAACAGCTAAGAATCTGGTATCAGCCAATTTTGCGGACTGGATTGCCTTGTCGTCCGAATACAGCATTATGGAGATTGCCGTTCCAAAAGACTGGGTAGGGAAGTCCCTGCAGGAACTGGATGTCAGGCGATCCCATGATGTAAACGTAGTGGGGATCAAAGTGGATGAGGATGTGGAAGTGAACCCGGATCCATTAAAGCCTCTGGAAGCAGGCATGGTCCTGATCCTGGTTGGCTCTAACGACGCGCTGGAACAGATATAG
- a CDS encoding TrmH family RNA methyltransferase translates to MITSTANAKVKHLANLRKKRKLRDEEGVFLVEGIRMFRETPKRLLKEVYASESFYKKEKHMTDEALKGSGAHLLILSDTVFGYVSDTKTPQGILCVVRQLDYSLEEAAAGRAAHMIVLNRLQDPGNLGTILRTAEGAGVTGILLDQECVDIYNPKTIRSTMGSIYRMPFYYSQDLKKDIGYLKAKGICIYAAHLNGRQDYDEADYTKPCAFLIGNEGNGLDEEIAQQADTYIKIPMAGRVESLNAAIASSVLMFEAARQRRHM, encoded by the coding sequence ATGATTACCAGTACCGCGAACGCCAAAGTCAAGCATTTGGCAAATCTGAGAAAAAAGAGGAAATTAAGGGATGAAGAAGGCGTATTTCTTGTAGAGGGAATTCGGATGTTCCGCGAAACGCCGAAAAGGCTTCTAAAAGAAGTTTATGCTTCGGAATCATTCTATAAAAAAGAGAAGCACATGACGGATGAGGCGCTAAAAGGCAGCGGCGCGCATCTTTTGATCCTGTCGGATACGGTTTTTGGCTATGTGTCGGATACGAAGACGCCTCAGGGAATCCTGTGCGTGGTCAGGCAGCTGGACTATAGCCTGGAAGAAGCGGCGGCAGGCAGGGCGGCACATATGATCGTGCTGAACCGGCTGCAGGATCCGGGTAATCTGGGAACCATACTGCGCACGGCGGAGGGCGCAGGCGTGACGGGAATCCTGCTGGATCAGGAATGCGTGGATATCTACAATCCGAAGACCATCCGCTCTACCATGGGATCCATTTACCGGATGCCGTTCTATTATTCGCAGGATTTGAAGAAGGATATCGGATATCTGAAGGCTAAAGGGATCTGCATCTACGCCGCGCATCTCAATGGCAGGCAGGATTATGACGAGGCTGATTATACGAAGCCTTGCGCGTTTTTGATAGGCAATGAAGGAAACGGGCTGGATGAGGAAATCGCGCAGCAGGCAGATACTTATATTAAAATTCCGATGGCAGGCCGGGTAGAGTCACTGAATGCGGCCATCGCCTCATCGGTTCTGATGTTTGAAGCCGCTCGGCAAAGAAGACATATGTAA